In Marinicauda algicola, one DNA window encodes the following:
- a CDS encoding Kelch repeat-containing protein gives MIIRSGILACLAAAGLAGAAAAQETGGTPDVPGVAGVMGPWRQGPSLETPRAGLGAVEFAGNLYAAGGAGLVNPRDDFEVYQPVTGRWRPLAPLPAGLERFGFAAGAERLWLAGGYSANSGTEPTAEMWSYDPAEDVWQAETALPGPKAAFSLVALDGKLYAIGGEEGAPGVFVYDIEAGDWSAIEAPSETNRRGAAALVLDGEIWLIGGASAGEATARVDVFDPQTGVWRIGPALPEPRAGHAAALHEGAIYVFGGRSADLRRTLDDTLVLRPGSRRWEQGPDLLVPRTEAAAATLGEEIFLIGGGAGSGFFAPFTAVDSVDILRAQAQ, from the coding sequence ATGATCATCCGAAGCGGTATTCTCGCCTGCCTTGCGGCGGCCGGTCTCGCGGGCGCGGCTGCCGCGCAGGAGACGGGCGGCACGCCGGACGTGCCGGGCGTGGCCGGGGTGATGGGGCCCTGGCGTCAGGGGCCCTCGCTCGAGACGCCGCGCGCAGGTCTCGGCGCGGTCGAGTTCGCCGGCAATCTCTACGCGGCCGGCGGGGCGGGACTGGTCAATCCTCGCGATGACTTCGAGGTCTACCAGCCTGTGACCGGGCGCTGGCGCCCGCTGGCGCCGCTGCCCGCCGGTCTGGAGCGCTTCGGCTTCGCCGCCGGCGCCGAGCGCTTGTGGCTCGCGGGCGGCTACAGCGCCAATTCGGGCACCGAGCCGACCGCCGAGATGTGGTCCTACGACCCGGCCGAGGATGTCTGGCAAGCCGAGACCGCGCTGCCCGGTCCGAAGGCCGCCTTCTCCCTCGTCGCGCTGGACGGGAAACTCTACGCGATCGGTGGTGAGGAGGGCGCGCCCGGCGTCTTCGTCTACGACATCGAGGCCGGGGACTGGTCCGCGATCGAGGCGCCGTCGGAGACGAACCGGCGCGGTGCGGCCGCACTGGTGCTGGACGGGGAGATCTGGCTGATCGGCGGAGCGAGCGCGGGCGAGGCGACCGCGCGCGTCGACGTGTTCGACCCGCAGACCGGCGTCTGGCGCATCGGCCCGGCTCTGCCCGAACCGCGTGCCGGCCATGCCGCGGCGCTCCACGAGGGCGCGATCTACGTGTTCGGCGGACGCAGCGCGGATCTGCGCCGCACGCTCGACGACACGCTGGTCCTGCGACCCGGCTCGCGGCGCTGGGAGCAGGGCCCGGACCTGCTGGTGCCGCGCACGGAGGCTGCCGCGGCGACGCTGGGAGAGGAGATCTTCCTGATCGGGGGCGGCGCGGGCTCCGGCTTCTTCGCGCCGTTCACCGCAGTGGATTCGGTCGATATCCTGCGCGCGCAGGCCCAGTAG